A segment of the Roseofilum capinflatum BLCC-M114 genome:
ATGAATCCCCTTTATTTGCTTAAAGACCTGTTTTCGGGTTTGATTGGCTTAACCTGGCGACAAATTCGGGCGGTGCAGCGCTATAGTCAGAAGTGTGACCTGTTGGTGGCGGTTGGGGATATTGTCCCCATTGGGTTAGCACAGTTAACGGGTCGCCCTTATCTGGCCTTTGTGGTGTCTACATCTAGTTACTATGAGGGCAAGGTTAAGTTACCATGGTTGACAGCCCAGTGTTTGCGATCGCCCCAATGCCAACACATTTATACCCGCGATGCCTTGACTGCCAGGGATTTACAGCACCAAGGATTCCCCAATACCACATTTATCGGGTGTCCCTTTATGGATACCCTCACGCCAACGGGAAAACCCTTAAATCTAGACTCGAATCAACCCATGATTGCCCTGTTACCCGGTAGTCGCCTTCCCGAAGCCTTAGAAAACTTTGCCCTACAATTGCGCTTGTGTGAACTGCTCTCAGGCCAGAAACCCCTACAATTTCAAGCGGCCTTAGTTCCCCATATTCAAGAGAGTCAAATACAAGCCCTAGCCACTCAAGAAGGCTGGCATTATACTCCCGGAAAACTCACCAAAAACCACACCATAATTCACTATCATTTTGATGCCTTTCCCGACATCCTCCACCAGTGCCATCTAGTGATTGGTATGGCAGGAACCGCCGTAGAACAAGCGGTTGGCTTGGGAAAACCCATTGTGCAAATTTCCGGTAAAGGCCCCCAATTTACCTATCGATTTGCTGAAGCTCAAATGCGACTCTTAGGGCCATCCATTACCACCGTAGGCACAGGGCCAGCAACACCAGCTATTTTAGCAGAAGCAGCCACCACCATTGTGGATATTCTCGGCGATAAGCAGTATCTAGAAACTTGTGTTAAAAATGGCCAAGAACGGATTGGCCCCATAGGAGCCTCCCAGAGATTTGCCCAGGAAATTATAGCTAATGGGTAATGGGGGTCTGTTGTTCGCGTTTCGCTCCCTTCCCCAGGGGAAAGAAACCCGGTTTCTTCTCACTCCCTAATAGTGCGATCGATAAAATCGGTAATGTCTTGATAAAAAGTCTGCCCTTTATGTTGACTCGCCCCTGCCGTCACCAACACCCGCAAAAATCCCACTAGGGAGCGAATAGTCGCATCATAAACCAGATCAAAAAGCGGACTCAAATCATCTTGATTGTGTTGTCCATAGGCGAGAGCATCAATATAATTCTTGCGAATTTGATTATCGATCACCACAATGGGATAGCCGGCCCGGAGCAACAGTAAATTCATCAACAATCGAGCCGTGCGTCCATTGCCATCCCGGAAAGGATGGATCGACACAAAGCGATAATGTACCCTCGTCGCATATTCCACGGGATGAAGCTTTAAAGCTGAGTTGGAATTGAGCCAGAGGATAAACTCTCTCATGAGTTGAGGCAGTAAATAATGGGGAGGATAACGATAATTCGTTCCGGCTGCCATCACATCTAGAGTGCGATAACTTCCTGCTTCATTTGGGTTTATTTTTCGCAAAATGAGAGTGTGGATTTGTTTGATTTCCCATTCATTAATTTCTGTGTTAATCTGGGCTAAGGTTTCAATATAGTCGATAGCTTCTTTATGTCCAATCACTTCTAAATGTTCATCAAGGGTCTTACCCCCAATCGTAATTCCCTGGGTTAAAACCAACTCAGTTTCGCTTTGGGTGAGGGTATTTCCTTCTATGGCATTTGAGTTATAGGTAAATTGAACATCATAGAGTTTTTTGAGTTCAGTAACGATCGCTGGATCAAACGGTCTAAATTCATCCAACCAGGATTTGAGTTGGTTGATTTGTTCTAATTTAGCGTT
Coding sequences within it:
- a CDS encoding Fic family protein; the encoded protein is MKIQDNVRLASSRLYEKFIQQLIALSQEPGVSLTALIYNYLMVKQNAKLEQINQLKSWLDEFRPFDPAIVTELKKLYDVQFTYNSNAIEGNTLTQSETELVLTQGITIGGKTLDEHLEVIGHKEAIDYIETLAQINTEINEWEIKQIHTLILRKINPNEAGSYRTLDVMAAGTNYRYPPHYLLPQLMREFILWLNSNSALKLHPVEYATRVHYRFVSIHPFRDGNGRTARLLMNLLLLRAGYPIVVIDNQIRKNYIDALAYGQHNQDDLSPLFDLVYDATIRSLVGFLRVLVTAGASQHKGQTFYQDITDFIDRTIRE
- a CDS encoding lipid-A-disaccharide synthase-related protein codes for the protein MHHSSVLFLSNGHGEDLNGSLIVKALQESYPQVEVAAMPLVGAGGAYRRLGVPIIGPTRTLPSGGIWYMNPLYLLKDLFSGLIGLTWRQIRAVQRYSQKCDLLVAVGDIVPIGLAQLTGRPYLAFVVSTSSYYEGKVKLPWLTAQCLRSPQCQHIYTRDALTARDLQHQGFPNTTFIGCPFMDTLTPTGKPLNLDSNQPMIALLPGSRLPEALENFALQLRLCELLSGQKPLQFQAALVPHIQESQIQALATQEGWHYTPGKLTKNHTIIHYHFDAFPDILHQCHLVIGMAGTAVEQAVGLGKPIVQISGKGPQFTYRFAEAQMRLLGPSITTVGTGPATPAILAEAATTIVDILGDKQYLETCVKNGQERIGPIGASQRFAQEIIANG